The genomic interval gagagcgttttttttcgatgccaacctaaccagagtgacgggagcggcacaattcagaaaaagtgctcagctcgccgagaaaatgcgatttaagcaataaaattaaaaatgcttattaaacataaaccaaacgttggaggtggtcatttcttcatgcgcagtgaataactcggcactctaaagcacccgatagcgtttttttcgatgccaacctaaccagagtgacgggagcggcacaattcagaaaaagtgctcagctcgccgagaaaatgcgatttaagcaataaaattaaaaatgcttataaaacataaaccaaacgttggaggtggtcatttcttaatgcgcagtaataaactcggcactctaaagcacccgagagcgtttttttcgatgccaatgtagtgtattattatcatgatatcatgcaatgttcatctcactagtaagcctaagtacgaccagggcatgttcgggtcaggttcgtgtggtattgtttggggcttggtccaggaaggtagactcattggcgccagacacatctggcttccattaacaactgctaagatacacacgatgtagagatggggaggcaactgcggggtcataggtcagccaacagccccatctgcgcgctcccgcgtggagggaagcgcaagagtataaggtttaggacgagagtagacaaagggactcgacatcttggctagggcgcgagacacttctctctgacatcggttgaataaaatctttccccaatcagccatgtgtgactgaagttttccttccccaaaccagccactttttcaccatcttggttggaagaccagctgaccatcgaagagaattcaccacaccaacctaaccagagtgacgggagcggcacaattcagaaaaagtgctcagctcgccgagaaaatgcgatttaagcaataaaattaaaaatgcttataaaacataaaccaaacgttggaggtggtcatttcttaatgcgcagtaagaaactcggcactctaaagcacccgagagcgtttttttcgatgccaacctaaccagagtgacgggagcggcacaattcagaaaaagcgctcagctcgccgagaaaatgcgatttaagcaataaaattaaaaatgcttataaaacataaaccaaacgttggaggtggtcatttcctaatgcgcagtaataaactcggcactctaaagcacccgagagcgtttttttcgatgccaacctaaccagagtgacgggagcggcacaattcagaaaaagtgctcagctcgccgagaaaatgcgatttaagcaataaaattaaaaatgcttattaaacataaaccaaacgttggaggtggtcatttcttcatgcgcagtgaataactcggcactctaaagcacccgagagcgtttttttcgatgccaacctaaccagagtgacgggagcggcacaattcagaaaaagcgctcagctcgccgagaaaatgcgatttaagcaataaaattaaaaatgcttattaaacataaaccaaacgttggaggtggtcatttcttcatgcgcagtgaataactcggcactctaaagcacccgagagcgtttttttcgatgccaacctaaccagagtgacgggagcgacacaattcagaaaaagcgctcagctcgccgagaaaatgcgatttaagcaataaaattaaaaatgcttataaaacataaaccaaacgttggaagtggtcatttcttcatgcgcagtgataaactcggcactctaaagcacccgagagcgtttttttcgatgccaacctaaccagagttacgggagcggcacaattcagaaaaagcgctcagctcgccgagaaaatgcgatttaagcaataaaattaaaaatgcttataaaacataaaccaaacgttggaggtggtcatttcttcatgcgcagtgaataactcggcactctaaagcacccgatagcgtttttttcgatgccaacctaaccagagtgacgggagcggcacaattcagaaaaagtgctcagctcgccgagaaaatgcgatttaagcaataaaattaaaaatgcttataaaacataaaccaaacgttggaggtggtcatttcttaatgcgcagtaataaactcggcactctaaagcacccgagagcgtttttttcgatgccaacctaaccagagtgacgggagcggcacaattcagaaaaagtgctcagctcgccgagaaaatgcgatttaagcaataaaattaaaaatgcttataaaacataaaccaaacgttggaggtggtcatttcttaatgcgcagtaataaactcggcactctaaagcacccgagagcgtttttttcgatgccaacctaaccagagtgacgggagcggcacaattcagaaaaagcgctcagctcgccgagaaaatgcgatttaagcaataaaattaaaaatgcttataaaacataaaccaaacgttggaggtggtcatttcttcgtgcgcagtgaataactcggcactctaaagcacccgagagcgtttttttcgatgccaacctaaccagagtcacgggagcggcacaattcagaaaaagtgctcagctcgccgagaaaatgcgatttaagcaataaaattaaaaatgcttataaaacataaaccaaacgttggaggtggtcatttcttaatgagcagtaataaactcggcactctaaagcacccgagagcgtttttttcgatgccaacctaaccagagtgacgggagcggcacaattcagaaaaagtgctcagctcgccgagaaaatgcgatttaagcaataaaattaaaaatgcttattaaacataaaccaaacgttggaggtggtcatttcttcatgcgcagtgaataactcggcactctaaagcacccgatagcgtttttttcgatgccaacctaaccagagtgacgggagcggcacaattcagaaaaagtgctcagctcgccgagaaaatgcgatttaagcaataaaattaaaaatgcttataaaacataaaccaaacgttggaggtggtcatttcttcatgcgcagtgaataactcggcactctaaagcacccgagagcgtttttttcgatgccatcctaaccagagtgacgggagcggcacaattcagaaaaagtgctcagctcgccgagaaaatgcgatttaagcaataaaattaaaaatgcttataaaacataaaccaaacgttggaggtggtcatttcttaatgcgcagtaataaactcggcactctaaagcacccgtgagcgtttttttcgatgccaacctaaccagagtgacgggagcggcacaattcagaaaaagtgctcagctcgccgagaaaatgcgatttaagcaataaaattaaaaatgcttataaaacataaaccaaacgttggaggtggtcatttcttcatgcgcagtgataaagtcggcactctaaagcacccgagagcgtttttttcgatgccaacctaaccagagtgacgggagcggcacaattcagaaaaagtgctcagctcgccgagaaaatgcgatttaagcaataaaattaaaaatgcttattaaacataaaccaaacgttggaggtggtcatttcttcatgcgcagtgataaactcggcactctaaagcacccgagagcgtttttttcgatgccaacctaaccagagtgacgggagcggcacaattcagaaaaagcgctcagctcgccgagaaaatgcgatttaagcaatacatttaaaaatgcttataaaacataaaccaaacgttggaggtggtcatttcttcatgcgcagtgataaactcggcactctaaagcacccgagagcgtttttttcgatgccaacctaaccagagtgacgggagcggcacaattcagaaaaagtgctcagctcgccgagaaaatgcgatttaagcaataaaattaaaaatgcttataaaacataaaccaaacgttggaggtggtcatttcttcatgcgcagtgataaactcggcactataaagctgttaggtttttacagacagagtgaataaatgttaagagaaacgcaccaacggacagaccacaagtgaggcagaatattgagtcgtagcttgcgcaaggagtgcagtacagacagcttacaatgcccaacctacactaaagtctgtctgcatccttgctctctttatttggggaattttcctcatcacatgtgtagcagaaaccaaataagggtagggggaagcgcaaacggtttctgcttttggtaagcgcaggaaacttctggtgtgtgtagattactgcaaacgttatgctaatgtggcgacataggaaagagcaaacagagttcatcaagttcaatgggttcaagcagtcttatcagcaaggaccaggggcgctcccagcgctccatttcttgagggtgtgaggtgccgagtcagccacttgaggaaggctgacacaatgtcgttgctgctgtctctcgctgaccgagacaagacctcacaccttggctgatgtggtattctgtggtggacataagaacagcaaagcagaacaacgaacgcacgtacgcagatctaatctaacggtagatctaacgagacatcatttactgtaatatagtaatatagaaactaaaagagaacgcatgataacatatatatacaattttccaacaattcccccctgtttatcataagttctcagagaccctcaaatcacccaaaggctacttcaaaagattttcagccgcaggatcatacgtcataagaacaaatttacacccgggaggcgaccgaagccaatcagacaacgtcggactcaggaaaaaggtcggacaggtccacagcgggggccTCATCAATGGAGTCAATGCGAAGATGACAACTCGGGGGCCgtgggagctcaaagtcgtcctcagggagcaacggaaaagcgtCAGCCGGCGGAGAGATAGCGGTcgtaatcaatttattaattagggaccggagacacggaatgcaacaacatccacacaaggtcaaaacagcagaaaaaacggcaagggagacaaggaccgaggaaaccagggtgcggtacttgccgaacacattcagccagctgttccaaacctccgtgttcacaccactgtggtccttcatcttcccattcaaggtcctcaaaccctcaagggccagggacaggcttccgccggctgcagtgttatttgggataaaagtgcagcattgctcaccgaacatggcgcagacaccgccctccttagcgagtagcatgtcaagggccatccggttctggaaagccatgagggaagtcgcggccagctgggagtggaccgctctgaagcccgcctcggtccaatttccaagcctctgcacgttgtagtggatgtaattgatcctgtcaacatttttgttaagggtgcaccaccaacaaatggaggattcgaaaccagctgctatctggttcaccagcttatactcatccggcactcctctgggaactccaatggcatctatataggtcggatccgccgcgccttgccactcggcactccgcttagccctcgaccagggtcggggcacaaaagaatcaataaaaacgtCTAGCTCATGAGTAGATGCGGGCATTAATaaaacgggaagcaaaagggtcaccaaagcgcaagtaccagagctattaaaagggagactatcataaagtgtgtcagtgttgcaccaaaaccaaatatcactacgagcgatgggtgagaaaaaggcagcgccatagaacagggaagtgcacaaaggagctgacaaaacgcctaggcttgcgccggtaccgggcaacttgatgcacgtgaaattacctttagcaacatcagtggaaaaaaggggtttggactttgccaaggaggaaacgggatagaccttgtcccaactggagcaaggatgagcagacggaatggaaggggtagacatcacaaaaatcgcACACTCAGGAGCCACACTCGCGGGAATGATTCTCAAGAGGGGCCGTGGgcccatacacacaacgcaactggtgttagtcacattagcagcttgctcggccatgaggagccaattgttagtctggccactcatacctgtggaggccacaaagtgactgtCTACATCGGTGAGGGCCACGCTCGTAATCACTGCCCCAGATGTTTTGGAAAAGTCGCTCAACACGGGACTGTCAGCGCCCCGCATAGTTTTGTTAACGCAAAGGACAATAGGAAACTGAGGATCcttcccagaggaccaagcccacaactgaaaaccccaacaggaagtattgaGCAGGGTAGCGTGAGGGGGCCGAACCGTGTCATCAGGGAGTGTAACGGTCAAAAGAAGGCTTGAGCCTTGGTTCTTCAAAGTGATACgtttagcaaaaaacacagcttctTCACTGGAGCCAGGAGGCCAGTAACCTGGTACCTGCGAGGTGATGAAGGCGCTCCAGTCCGAAATGTCTGGATTGAcagtcaaataccaccaatacccaggccatttgtcacccgtagtgAGCCAGCCTTGTCGGGTACctttcaaactcttcaaggGCACGGTGATAGTGGAAGCCGTGTTTGGGGCCACGGTGAACGCCAATGAATGTAGGTACGCGTTGGCTATGCGCCATGGCACGCAGGAAATACCGTCGTGAACGAGAGCAGGCGTGCAGTGTTTAAAGGTGGGCCTAATGGACGAGACCTCACGCCTATGTCTACGCGAAGCAACATCATCCCATGGACAATATCGGGAACCAACGGAACTATCGCGACTGTGCCTAGGATCGTTATCCGTCGAACAAAgtttgtaaaactcataatcagAAATAGTAAAAACATCAGGTGAATCAGAAACAGCGGAAACTACAGGTAAATCAGGAACAGTGGAAACTCCAGGTGAACTGTCTGGAGTCGTGTGTTTTATAAAAACAGGGCCGATGC from Syngnathus typhle isolate RoL2023-S1 ecotype Sweden unplaced genomic scaffold, RoL_Styp_1.0 HiC_scaffold_103, whole genome shotgun sequence carries:
- the LOC133148535 gene encoding uncharacterized protein LOC133148535 isoform X1; the protein is MPLEQCLAKVRDGCKPWEAFIWIFVIFGFTVVGTVCYMRIGPVFIKHTTPDSSPGVSTVPDLPVVSAVSDSPDVFTISDYEFYKLCSTDNDPRHSRDSSVGSRYCPWDDVASRRHRREVSSIRPTFKHCTPALVHDGISCVPWRIANAYLHSLAFTVAPNTASTITVPLKSLKGTRQGWLTTGDKWPGYWWYLTVNPDISDWSAFITSQVPGYWPPGSSEEAVFFAKRITLKNQGSSLLLTVTLPDDTVRPPHATLLNTSCWGFQLWAWSSGKDPQFPIVLCVNKTMRGADSPVLSDFSKTSGAVITSVALTDVDSHFVASTGMSGQTNNWLLMAEQAANVTNTSCVVCMGPRPLLRIIPASVAPECAIFVMSTPSIPSAHPCSSWDKVYPVSSLAKSKPLFSTDVAKGNFTCIKLPGTGASLGVLSAPLCTSLFYGAAFFSPIARSDIWFWCNTDTLYDSLPFNSSGTCALVTLLLPVLLMPASTHELDVFIDSFVPRPWSRAKRSAEWQGAADPTYIDAIGVPRGVPDEYKLVNQIAAGFESSICWWCTLNKNVDRINYIHYNVQRLGNWTEAGFRAVHSQLAATSLMAFQNRMALDMLLAKEGGVCAMFGEQCCTFIPNNTAAGGSLSLALEGLRTLNGKMKDHSGVNTEVWNSWLNVFGKYRTLVSSVLVSLAVFSAVLTLCGCCCIPCLRSLINKLITTAISPPADAFPLLPEDDFELPRPPSCHLRIDSIDEAPAVDLSDLFPESDVV
- the LOC133148535 gene encoding uncharacterized protein LOC133148535 isoform X2, which codes for MVQDLQAVNSAVIQRAPCVPDPHTLLNSLTPDAKIFSVIDISNAFFSVPVAEESQFWFAFTYAGSRYTFTRLPQGYCESPTIYSQVPGYWPPGSSEEAVFFAKRITLKNQGSSLLLTVTLPDDTVRPPHATLLNTSCWGFQLWAWSSGKDPQFPIVLCVNKTMRGADSPVLSDFSKTSGAVITSVALTDVDSHFVASTGMSGQTNNWLLMAEQAANVTNTSCVVCMGPRPLLRIIPASVAPECAIFVMSTPSIPSAHPCSSWDKVYPVSSLAKSKPLFSTDVAKGNFTCIKLPGTGASLGVLSAPLCTSLFYGAAFFSPIARSDIWFWCNTDTLYDSLPFNSSGTCALVTLLLPVLLMPASTHELDVFIDSFVPRPWSRAKRSAEWQGAADPTYIDAIGVPRGVPDEYKLVNQIAAGFESSICWWCTLNKNVDRINYIHYNVQRLGNWTEAGFRAVHSQLAATSLMAFQNRMALDMLLAKEGGVCAMFGEQCCTFIPNNTAAGGSLSLALEGLRTLNGKMKDHSGVNTEVWNSWLNVFGKYRTLVSSVLVSLAVFSAVLTLCGCCCIPCLRSLINKLITTAISPPADAFPLLPEDDFELPRPPSCHLRIDSIDEAPAVDLSDLFPESDVV
- the LOC133148535 gene encoding uncharacterized protein LOC133148535 isoform X3, producing the protein MPLEQCLAKVRDGCKPWEAFIWIFVIFGFTVVGTVCYMRIGPVFIKHTTPDSSPGVSTVPDLPVVSAVSDSPDVFTISDYEFYKLCSTDNDPRHSRDSSVGSRYCPWDDVASRRHRREVSSIRPTFKHCTPALVHDGISCVPWRIANAYLHSLAFTVAPNTASTITVPLKSLKGTRQGWLTTGDKWPGYWWYLTVNPDISDWSAFITSQVPGYWPPGSSEEAVFFAKRITLKNQGSSLLLTVTLPDDTVRPPHATLLNTSCWGFQLWAWSSGKDPQFPIVLCVNKTMRGADSPVLSDFSKTSGAVITSVALTDVDSHFVASTGMSGQTNNWLLMAEQAANVTNTSCVVCMGPRPLLRIIPASVAPECAIFVMSTPSIPSAHPCSSWDKVYPVSSLAKSKPLFSTDVAKGNFTCIKLPGTGASLGVLSAPLCTSLFYGAAFFSPIARSDIWFWCNTDTLYDSLPFNSSGTCALVTLLLPVLLMPASTHELDVFIDSFVPRPWSRAKRSAEWQGAADPTYIDAIGVPRGVPDEYKLVNQIAAGFESSICWWCTLNKNVDRINYIHYNVQRLGNWTEAGFRAVHSQLAATSLMAFQNRMALDMLLAKEGGVCAMFGRL